The Methylomicrobium lacus LW14 genome window below encodes:
- a CDS encoding S41 family peptidase yields MQKKKTFFILSLGIMLGVFISIGGSVLAELNKPNTESETEALPFEELRTFTEIFGRIKRDYVEPVSDKKLLEDAVRGMLSGLDPHSAYLVPEEYQELKEGTTGQFGGLGIEVTMENGFIKVVSPIDDTPAQRAGLKTGDLIIRLDDKPVKGMSLVEAVKTMRGEPGSKIELTVVREGEEAPLKFTLARDIIKVKSVKNKLLEKGYGYVRISSFQSGTGESLLDSLAQLKKDNAGSLKGLVLDLRNNPGGVLNAAVEVSDAFLKSGLIVYTKGRIENSEMRFTAAGDDLLNGAPMVVLINAGSASASEIVAGALQDQKRAVIMGEKSFGKGSVQTILPTSNGAAVKLTTARYYTPSGRSIQAEGIEPDIALASVKLESVEKSDFTPVKEADLSHHLENGKKKVEKPKAGEEKPKDEKPKDDKLEVSDYPVFEALSLLKGLAIMKH; encoded by the coding sequence ATGCAGAAAAAAAAGACATTTTTTATCTTGTCCTTAGGGATCATGTTGGGGGTATTCATCAGCATCGGCGGCAGTGTGCTGGCCGAGCTGAACAAGCCCAACACCGAGAGTGAAACGGAGGCTCTGCCTTTTGAGGAGCTTCGGACATTCACCGAAATTTTCGGGCGGATCAAACGCGATTATGTGGAGCCCGTATCGGACAAAAAGCTGTTGGAAGACGCGGTGCGCGGTATGCTGAGCGGACTCGATCCGCATTCGGCCTATCTGGTGCCCGAGGAATACCAGGAGTTGAAGGAAGGTACAACCGGCCAGTTTGGCGGCCTCGGCATCGAAGTCACGATGGAAAACGGCTTCATCAAGGTCGTATCGCCGATCGACGATACGCCGGCGCAACGGGCCGGGCTGAAAACCGGCGACCTGATCATCCGGCTCGACGACAAGCCGGTCAAGGGCATGAGCCTGGTCGAGGCGGTCAAGACGATGCGCGGCGAGCCGGGCAGCAAGATTGAACTGACCGTGGTTCGGGAAGGCGAGGAAGCGCCGCTCAAATTCACCCTGGCCCGCGACATCATCAAGGTCAAGAGCGTGAAAAACAAGCTGCTGGAAAAAGGCTACGGCTATGTTCGGATCAGCAGTTTCCAATCCGGCACCGGCGAAAGTCTGCTCGACAGTCTGGCGCAATTGAAAAAAGACAATGCGGGCAGTCTGAAAGGTCTGGTGCTCGATCTTCGGAATAACCCCGGCGGGGTCTTGAATGCGGCGGTCGAAGTCAGCGACGCGTTCCTGAAAAGCGGCCTGATCGTTTATACGAAAGGACGGATCGAAAACTCCGAAATGCGTTTCACGGCAGCGGGCGATGACTTGCTGAATGGCGCGCCGATGGTCGTGCTGATCAATGCGGGTTCCGCATCCGCCTCCGAGATTGTCGCGGGTGCGTTGCAGGATCAAAAACGCGCGGTGATCATGGGTGAGAAATCCTTCGGTAAGGGCTCGGTGCAGACGATATTGCCGACCAGTAATGGTGCGGCGGTCAAGCTGACGACCGCGCGCTACTATACGCCTTCCGGTCGATCGATCCAGGCGGAAGGGATCGAGCCCGATATTGCGCTGGCTTCGGTCAAGCTGGAGTCGGTCGAAAAATCGGACTTTACGCCGGTCAAGGAAGCCGACTTGTCGCACCATCTGGAAAACGGCAAGAAGAAGGTTGAAAAGCCAAAAGCAGGCGAGGAGAAGCCGAAGGATGAAAAGCCGAAGGATGATAAGCTGGAAGTCAGCGATTATCCGGTATTCGAAGCCTTGTCCCTGTTGAAAGGCCTGGCGATCATGAAGCACTGA